From a region of the Corallococcus coralloides DSM 2259 genome:
- a CDS encoding ammonium transporter gives MQKWMAMVLLVAVGVAGLLVAPAAQVKQGGPINPADTAWLLTATALVLLMTPGLSFFYGGMVRLKNVVSTLMQSFIAMAVISVLWVVVGFSLCFGDSFHGLIGDPRTFFMFSGVGGETHPDLAPTVPLLLFALFQLKFAIITPALITGAFAERVRFKAYLLFMVLFSVFIYAPLAHWTWHPEGFLRQWGVLDFAGGTVVHMSAGLAALAGAIVLGRRQVHLTHATHAPANVPFVMLGTGMLWFGWFGFNAGSALSASSLATLAFATTNTASAAAMLGWIAFDWLRGRKPSAMGACVGAVVGLVAVTPAAGFITVGQSIVVGLVASFVSNAAVHFKSRTALDDTLDVFPCHGLGGIVGMVLTGVLAKDVGLLYGTTRTFLMHLLALVVVSVFSFVGSYILYKIVDRIVPLRVTREQEEEGLDLSQHGETVGEVPTAALAVPTPPAPAVPEHAASSEPVPA, from the coding sequence ATGCAGAAGTGGATGGCGATGGTCCTGCTGGTGGCGGTGGGGGTGGCGGGACTGCTGGTGGCCCCGGCGGCGCAGGTGAAGCAGGGCGGTCCCATCAACCCGGCGGACACCGCGTGGCTGCTCACCGCCACGGCGCTGGTGCTGCTGATGACGCCCGGCCTGTCGTTCTTCTACGGCGGCATGGTGCGGCTGAAGAACGTGGTCTCCACCCTGATGCAGAGCTTCATCGCCATGGCCGTCATCAGCGTGCTGTGGGTCGTGGTGGGCTTCAGCCTCTGCTTCGGCGACAGCTTCCACGGCCTCATCGGTGATCCGCGCACCTTCTTCATGTTCAGCGGCGTGGGCGGTGAGACGCACCCGGACCTCGCGCCCACCGTGCCGCTGCTCCTCTTCGCGCTCTTCCAGCTCAAGTTCGCCATCATCACCCCCGCGCTCATCACCGGCGCGTTCGCGGAGCGCGTGCGCTTCAAGGCGTACCTGCTCTTCATGGTGCTCTTCAGCGTCTTCATCTACGCGCCGCTCGCCCACTGGACGTGGCACCCGGAGGGCTTCCTGCGCCAGTGGGGCGTGCTCGACTTCGCCGGTGGCACCGTGGTGCACATGTCCGCGGGGCTCGCCGCGCTCGCGGGCGCCATCGTGCTGGGCCGCCGCCAGGTGCACCTGACGCACGCCACGCATGCTCCCGCCAATGTTCCCTTCGTGATGCTCGGCACGGGCATGCTGTGGTTCGGCTGGTTCGGCTTCAACGCGGGCTCCGCGCTGTCCGCTTCGTCGCTGGCCACGCTCGCCTTCGCCACCACCAACACGGCCTCCGCCGCCGCGATGCTCGGGTGGATTGCCTTTGACTGGCTGCGCGGCCGCAAGCCCAGCGCCATGGGCGCCTGTGTGGGCGCGGTCGTGGGCCTGGTCGCCGTCACCCCCGCCGCCGGCTTCATCACCGTGGGGCAGAGCATCGTGGTGGGCCTGGTCGCCAGCTTCGTCAGCAACGCCGCCGTCCACTTCAAGAGCCGCACCGCGCTGGATGACACGCTCGACGTGTTCCCCTGCCACGGCCTGGGCGGCATCGTGGGCATGGTGCTCACCGGCGTGCTCGCCAAGGACGTGGGCCTGCTCTACGGCACGACGCGCACCTTCCTCATGCACCTGCTGGCGCTGGTCGTCGTCTCCGTCTTCTCCTTCGTGGGTTCGTACATCCTGTACAAGATCGTCGACCGCATCGTCCCGCTGCGCGTCACCCGCGAGCAGGAGGAGGAGGGGCTCGACCTGAGCCAGCACGGTGAGACCGTGGGCGAGGTCCCCACCGCGGCGCTCGCCGTCCCCACGCCGCCCGCGCCTGCCGTCCCGGAGCACGCCGCTTCGTCGGAGCCCGTGCCCGCGTAG